From Prochlorococcus sp. MIT 1223, the proteins below share one genomic window:
- the petN gene encoding cytochrome b6-f complex subunit PetN: MIFTFAWAALAAIFTFSIAMVVWGRNGDGSIDI, from the coding sequence ATGATCTTCACTTTCGCTTGGGCAGCCTTAGCTGCAATATTTACATTCTCAATAGCAATGGTTGTTTGGGGCAGGAATGGAGATGGTTCAATTGATATTTAG
- the psb29 gene encoding photosystem II biogenesis protein Psp29 yields the protein MALNTVSDSKQAFYQEFPFVIPDIFRKVVDEMLVELHLLNHKKEFKPDHLFSIGLIKAFDDLTNGYKPREHLEILFNAICNCNGVDPTKIQSYSKKGLEQLKGIKLEEIKNIKSISELNIDLLNETGIIYSRISLIGLYNVVCKIEQEDPSKEVDSNDTITITLAKLLGFQEDRVEKDLSVYISSVDKIKQSLELIKLINQKSKSDK from the coding sequence TTGGCACTAAATACCGTCTCAGACAGCAAACAGGCATTTTATCAGGAATTCCCTTTTGTGATTCCAGATATATTTAGAAAAGTTGTTGATGAAATGCTTGTAGAACTTCACCTTCTCAATCATAAGAAGGAATTCAAACCTGACCATCTATTCTCAATTGGCCTGATCAAGGCCTTCGATGATCTAACCAATGGTTATAAGCCAAGAGAACATTTGGAGATTCTGTTCAATGCAATATGTAACTGCAATGGAGTTGATCCAACAAAAATACAAAGTTATTCCAAAAAAGGATTAGAACAATTAAAGGGAATTAAACTTGAAGAGATAAAGAATATCAAGAGCATAAGCGAACTGAATATTGACTTACTAAACGAAACAGGAATTATATATAGTAGAATATCTTTAATAGGCCTATATAATGTTGTATGCAAAATAGAACAAGAAGACCCAAGTAAAGAAGTAGATAGTAACGATACAATTACTATTACTTTAGCAAAGTTACTTGGCTTTCAAGAAGATAGAGTTGAAAAGGATCTATCTGTATACATATCAAGTGTTGACAAAATTAAGCAATCGCTTGAACTAATCAAACTTATAAATCAAAAGAGCAAATCAGATAAATAA
- a CDS encoding DUF2103 domain-containing protein, whose translation MFTLILFDDCSRTNLQMGRLVLTHSTYIDGLIKWGKRVAKNKSIKTLTPGVIGKTKGLSENLDIRITRKTLGGYKLVARKGSMYQEIYIVTSLSEDDLKKIIKS comes from the coding sequence GTGTTTACATTAATATTATTTGATGACTGCAGCAGAACTAATTTGCAAATGGGAAGGCTAGTCCTTACGCATAGTACATACATAGATGGACTGATAAAATGGGGAAAAAGAGTAGCTAAAAACAAATCTATTAAAACTCTTACACCTGGAGTAATAGGTAAGACAAAGGGCTTATCTGAAAATTTAGATATACGAATCACAAGGAAGACTTTAGGCGGCTATAAACTAGTTGCGAGAAAAGGTAGCATGTACCAAGAAATATACATAGTAACAAGTTTGTCTGAAGACGATTTAAAAAAAATAATAAAGTCTTAA